In Streptomyces sp. NBC_01439, the following are encoded in one genomic region:
- a CDS encoding purine-cytosine permease family protein, translated as MSTTESQETVAHTTRPPADQAVKETLEDYTLRFAPRGYRRWTPTVVATTALGGIAYMADFSIGAGIGLAHGTSNALVAITLAAVVIFLTGLPLVYYGARYNIDLDLITRGSGFGYYGSVLTSVIFASFTFIFFALEGSIMAQGLELGLGLPLWLGYAVSTLMVIPLVVYGMKALSRLQVWTTPIWLLLMVGPLVYLIAEDPGTVDRFLAYPGTDGDGAVNTASVMLGAGVCLSLIAQIGEQIDYLRFMPPKTGANKRAWWTAVIMAGPGWVVLGALKQAIGVFLAVYIVAEVGPAAAPEPIQQFRSAFDAMMPAWSVVPLAVVLVVISQIKINVTNAYSGSLAWTNSFTRVTKHYPGRMVFVLVNLAFALALMEADMFSFLGSVLGFYSNCAIAWVVTVATDIGINKYVLKLSPLQPEFRRGMLHAVNPVGIVAFGAASGLSIAMYFHLLGDTLQPYSPVAAAAIAFVVTPLMAVITKGRYYLRRTDDGIREPLLDADGNPSAAVLDCHVCHQSYERPDLTACVTHEAVVCSLCLSTDKAGDHVLPATV; from the coding sequence ATGAGCACCACCGAGTCGCAAGAGACCGTGGCACACACGACGAGGCCCCCTGCCGACCAGGCGGTCAAGGAGACCCTGGAGGACTACACCCTCCGTTTCGCACCCCGCGGATACCGCCGCTGGACCCCCACGGTCGTGGCCACCACCGCCCTCGGCGGCATCGCCTACATGGCCGACTTCTCCATCGGCGCCGGCATCGGCCTGGCCCACGGCACCAGCAACGCGCTCGTGGCCATCACCCTCGCCGCGGTGGTCATCTTCCTCACCGGCTTACCCCTGGTCTACTACGGCGCGCGCTACAACATCGACCTCGACCTGATCACCCGCGGCTCCGGCTTCGGCTACTACGGCTCGGTCCTCACCAGCGTCATCTTCGCCAGCTTCACCTTCATCTTCTTCGCCCTCGAAGGCTCGATCATGGCCCAGGGCCTCGAACTCGGCCTCGGGCTGCCGCTGTGGCTGGGCTACGCGGTGTCCACCCTCATGGTGATCCCGCTCGTCGTCTACGGCATGAAGGCGCTCAGCAGGCTCCAGGTGTGGACCACCCCGATCTGGCTGCTGCTCATGGTCGGTCCGCTGGTCTATCTGATCGCCGAAGACCCCGGCACCGTGGACCGTTTCCTGGCCTACCCCGGCACGGACGGCGACGGCGCCGTCAACACCGCCTCCGTCATGCTCGGAGCGGGGGTGTGCCTGTCCTTGATCGCGCAGATCGGCGAGCAGATCGACTACCTGCGCTTCATGCCGCCCAAAACCGGGGCGAACAAGCGCGCCTGGTGGACCGCGGTGATCATGGCCGGGCCCGGGTGGGTCGTGCTCGGTGCGCTCAAGCAGGCCATCGGGGTCTTCCTCGCCGTCTACATCGTCGCCGAGGTCGGACCGGCGGCCGCGCCCGAGCCCATCCAGCAGTTCCGCAGCGCCTTCGACGCGATGATGCCGGCCTGGTCGGTCGTCCCGCTGGCCGTGGTCCTGGTGGTCATCAGCCAGATCAAGATCAACGTGACGAACGCGTACTCCGGCTCGCTGGCCTGGACGAACTCCTTCACCCGCGTCACCAAGCACTACCCCGGCCGCATGGTCTTCGTCCTGGTCAACCTGGCCTTCGCGCTCGCCCTGATGGAAGCCGACATGTTCAGTTTCCTGGGCAGCGTCCTGGGCTTCTATTCGAACTGCGCGATCGCCTGGGTGGTCACCGTGGCCACCGACATCGGCATCAACAAGTACGTGCTGAAACTGTCCCCGCTCCAGCCGGAGTTCCGCCGGGGGATGCTCCACGCGGTGAATCCGGTCGGCATCGTGGCCTTCGGCGCCGCCTCCGGGCTGTCGATCGCCATGTACTTCCACCTCCTCGGCGACACCCTCCAGCCGTACTCGCCCGTGGCCGCAGCCGCCATCGCCTTCGTCGTCACCCCGCTGATGGCCGTGATCACCAAAGGCCGCTACTACCTGCGCCGCACCGACGACGGCATCCGCGAGCCCCTGCTGGACGCCGACGGGAACCCGAGCGCGGCCGTCCTCGACTGCCACGTCTGCCACCAGTCCTACGAGCGCCCCGACCTCACCGCCTGTGTCACCCACGAGGCGGTCGTGTGCTCCCTGTGCCTGAGCACCGACAAGGCCGGCGACCACGTCCTGCCGGCCACCGTGTAG
- a CDS encoding SGNH/GDSL hydrolase family protein, whose translation MTTTDRNTAQAQRLLRFHQPEKLLRHLGPLDEPVLAALFGTDAGDYRGRLEEFEERNREAAATLSAEPDTAARIAALPFRPGEHVVALGESTTADRLSWFEILRHLLPKGVRCTNLAVSGSTTAQALTQQLPALGFQRPDWVLCMLGANDVQRIDGVPLVGRAETCRNLIALHDLAVARTGARWVWLTPTHTDPDLVDGYEHFRRAGLSWSDADLDAVADFLLARPEPVVDTRRAVRGHHEADGLHLTPSGQSAVTAALLETLGP comes from the coding sequence ATGACCACCACCGACCGGAACACCGCGCAGGCGCAGCGCCTGCTGCGGTTCCACCAGCCGGAGAAGCTCCTGCGCCACCTGGGGCCGCTCGACGAGCCGGTGCTGGCCGCCCTGTTCGGGACCGACGCCGGGGACTACCGGGGCCGGCTGGAGGAGTTCGAGGAGCGCAACCGGGAAGCGGCGGCCACGCTGTCGGCCGAACCGGACACGGCAGCTCGGATCGCCGCACTGCCGTTCCGGCCGGGTGAGCACGTCGTGGCCCTGGGCGAGAGCACCACCGCCGACCGGCTCTCCTGGTTCGAGATCCTGCGGCACCTGCTCCCCAAGGGCGTGCGGTGCACCAATCTGGCCGTATCGGGGAGCACCACCGCCCAGGCCCTGACGCAGCAGCTGCCCGCGCTGGGATTCCAGCGGCCCGACTGGGTGTTGTGCATGCTCGGCGCGAACGACGTACAGCGCATCGACGGCGTTCCGCTCGTCGGCCGCGCCGAGACCTGCCGCAACCTGATCGCCCTGCACGACCTGGCGGTGGCCCGGACGGGAGCCCGGTGGGTCTGGCTCACCCCGACGCACACGGACCCCGACCTCGTGGACGGGTACGAGCACTTTCGGCGGGCCGGGCTGAGCTGGTCCGATGCGGACCTCGATGCCGTGGCCGACTTCCTGCTGGCGCGGCCGGAGCCGGTGGTCGACACGCGCCGCGCGGTGCGCGGCCACCATGAGGCGGACGGCCTCCACCTCACCCCCTCGGGCCAAAGCGCCGTCACTGCCGCCCTGCTGGAGACCCTTGGCCCCTGA
- a CDS encoding MarR family winged helix-turn-helix transcriptional regulator, protein MNSARQPDPSPAPAPAQDRAQAQDRAPAPAPRGAAFLLAQIGAHAAGRFAERVATLGLTPADVGLLRMVAGQPGRSQRALAEDLGVVPSRVVALIDVLEDKQLVERRRSAEDRRNYELHLTPEGRRTLGAVSRAAATHEDDLLAALDPDGRARLLELLERVAAQQELTPGVHPGYRTLAKPAAKRKD, encoded by the coding sequence GTGAACAGCGCCCGGCAACCAGATCCCTCCCCGGCTCCGGCTCCGGCCCAGGACCGGGCTCAGGCCCAGGACCGGGCTCCGGCCCCGGCTCCGCGCGGAGCGGCCTTCCTCCTCGCACAGATCGGTGCCCACGCCGCGGGGCGGTTCGCGGAACGCGTCGCCACCCTGGGGCTCACCCCCGCCGACGTCGGCCTGCTGCGCATGGTCGCCGGGCAGCCCGGCCGCAGCCAGCGCGCGCTCGCCGAGGACCTGGGGGTCGTACCCAGCCGAGTCGTCGCCCTGATCGACGTCCTCGAGGACAAGCAGCTCGTCGAGCGGCGGCGCAGCGCCGAGGACCGCCGCAATTACGAACTGCACCTCACCCCCGAAGGGCGACGGACCCTCGGCGCGGTGTCCCGGGCGGCGGCCACCCACGAGGACGACCTACTGGCCGCCCTCGACCCCGACGGGCGGGCGCGGCTCCTGGAACTCCTCGAACGCGTCGCGGCGCAGCAGGAGCTGACACCGGGTGTGCACCCCGGCTACCGCACGCTCGCGAAGCCGGCGGCGAAGCGGAAGGACTGA
- a CDS encoding VOC family protein, translating to MERALSRLEASEAVHDYGWRFLLGTLRTSVPVGSLAQAIGLAADAVAVCGSNADRHLRVDARPQRVVLTLQSLDHAAVTTRDVELARRISAAVNETGLLLTEPEIGTGAPRSVQLLEIAIDALGIAEIRPFWKAVLGYADEAGAEGPEDPLVDPVGQGPAIWFQQMDRARPQRNRIHFDICVPHDEAPRRIEAALAAGGRLVSATRAPAFWVLADAEGNEACVTTWQGRGD from the coding sequence ATGGAGCGAGCATTGAGTCGGCTGGAAGCGTCGGAGGCTGTCCACGACTACGGCTGGCGCTTCTTGCTGGGCACTTTGCGAACGTCGGTCCCGGTCGGATCGTTGGCCCAGGCGATCGGCTTGGCGGCGGACGCCGTCGCGGTGTGCGGCAGCAATGCCGATCGGCACCTTCGGGTCGATGCCCGCCCCCAGCGGGTCGTGCTCACCCTGCAGTCGCTGGACCATGCGGCGGTTACCACCCGGGACGTCGAGCTCGCGCGTCGGATCTCGGCCGCCGTCAACGAGACTGGGTTGCTGTTGACGGAGCCCGAGATCGGAACGGGGGCACCGCGGTCAGTCCAACTCCTGGAGATCGCGATTGATGCGCTGGGCATCGCCGAGATTCGGCCGTTCTGGAAGGCGGTGCTGGGTTACGCCGACGAGGCGGGCGCCGAAGGACCGGAGGATCCACTTGTCGACCCTGTTGGGCAGGGCCCGGCGATCTGGTTCCAGCAGATGGATCGGGCGCGCCCGCAGCGCAATCGCATCCACTTCGACATCTGCGTTCCCCATGACGAGGCACCCCGGCGGATCGAGGCCGCACTGGCGGCCGGGGGCCGACTCGTATCCGCGACCCGTGCCCCCGCATTCTGGGTGCTCGCCGACGCGGAAGGGAACGAAGCCTGCGTGACCACATGGCAGGGCCGAGGCGACTGA
- a CDS encoding AMP-binding protein produces MGGARWPSSPQRVLEVRVSVASSRASGGSGVPLLRETIGDNLDRTAARFPDRDALVDVAAGRRWTYAELAAVVDALALGLLDLGIVRGDRVGIWAPNRAEWTLVQYATAKIGAILVTVNPAYRSHELEYVLGQSGIRLLVAADRFKTSDYAAMIEEVRPRCPELEFTVLFDGPRWEALLERGRGADPAALARAQAALGPDDPINIQYTSGTTGFPKGATLSHHNILNNGFFVGELCGYDEHDRVCIPVPFYHCFGMVMGNLACTSHGAAMVIPAPAFDPSATLAAVEAEACTSLYGVPTMFIAELAAPGFDGYDLSSLRTGIMAGSPCPVEVMNEVIERMGMAEVSICYGMTETSPVSTQTRVDDPVERRVSTVGRVGPHLEVKVVDPQSGRTVPRGTPGELCTRGYSVMLGYWGEPEKTAEAVDPEGWMHTGDLAVMDGDGYLSITGRIKDMVIRGGENLYPREIEEFLHAHPDVMDVQVIGVPDPKYGEELMAWVRMREGAAPLTAKAVRAYCAGRLAHFKIPRYVHVVEEFPMTVTGKIRKIEMRAMATRLLAEEAAAGSA; encoded by the coding sequence ATGGGCGGTGCGCGTTGGCCGTCATCGCCGCAGCGAGTGCTGGAGGTACGTGTGTCCGTAGCGTCGAGTCGTGCGTCCGGGGGTTCCGGGGTCCCGCTGCTCCGCGAGACGATCGGGGACAACCTCGACCGGACCGCAGCGCGCTTCCCCGACCGGGACGCCCTGGTGGACGTGGCCGCCGGCCGCCGGTGGACGTACGCGGAGTTGGCCGCCGTGGTGGACGCCCTCGCCCTGGGGCTGCTGGACCTCGGGATCGTCCGGGGCGACCGGGTCGGCATCTGGGCGCCCAACCGCGCCGAGTGGACGCTGGTGCAGTACGCCACCGCGAAGATCGGGGCGATCCTGGTCACCGTGAACCCCGCTTACCGCTCCCACGAGTTGGAGTACGTGCTCGGGCAGTCCGGCATCCGGCTCCTGGTCGCGGCGGACCGCTTCAAAACCTCCGACTACGCGGCGATGATCGAGGAGGTCCGGCCGCGCTGCCCGGAGCTGGAGTTCACCGTCCTGTTCGACGGGCCCCGGTGGGAGGCACTGCTGGAACGCGGGCGCGGGGCCGATCCGGCCGCGCTGGCGCGGGCGCAGGCCGCACTGGGCCCGGACGACCCGATCAACATCCAGTACACCTCGGGCACCACCGGCTTCCCCAAGGGAGCCACCCTCTCGCACCACAACATCCTCAACAACGGCTTCTTCGTGGGCGAGCTGTGCGGCTACGACGAACACGACCGGGTGTGCATCCCCGTTCCCTTCTACCACTGCTTCGGGATGGTGATGGGCAACCTCGCCTGCACCAGCCACGGTGCGGCGATGGTGATTCCCGCGCCCGCCTTCGATCCGTCGGCAACGCTGGCGGCGGTGGAGGCGGAGGCCTGCACCTCCCTGTACGGGGTGCCCACCATGTTCATCGCCGAACTGGCCGCGCCCGGGTTCGACGGGTACGACCTGTCGAGCCTGCGCACCGGGATCATGGCGGGGTCGCCCTGCCCGGTGGAGGTCATGAACGAGGTCATCGAGCGGATGGGGATGGCCGAGGTCTCCATCTGCTACGGCATGACGGAGACCTCTCCCGTGTCCACGCAGACCCGGGTGGACGACCCGGTCGAGCGCCGGGTCTCCACGGTGGGCCGGGTCGGCCCGCACCTGGAGGTCAAGGTGGTCGATCCGCAATCCGGACGGACCGTCCCGCGGGGTACCCCGGGAGAACTGTGCACCCGGGGCTATTCGGTGATGCTCGGCTACTGGGGCGAGCCCGAGAAGACCGCCGAAGCCGTCGATCCGGAGGGTTGGATGCACACCGGTGACCTGGCGGTCATGGACGGCGACGGCTATCTGAGCATCACCGGCCGGATCAAGGACATGGTGATCCGGGGCGGCGAGAACCTCTACCCGCGCGAGATCGAGGAGTTCCTCCACGCCCACCCCGACGTCATGGACGTCCAGGTCATCGGGGTGCCCGACCCGAAGTACGGGGAGGAGCTGATGGCGTGGGTGCGGATGCGCGAGGGGGCCGCGCCGCTCACCGCGAAGGCCGTGCGCGCGTACTGCGCGGGGCGGCTCGCCCACTTCAAGATCCCCCGCTACGTCCATGTCGTGGAGGAGTTCCCGATGACCGTCACCGGGAAGATCCGCAAGATCGAGATGCGCGCGATGGCGACCCGCCTGTTGGCGGAGGAGGCCGCGGCCGGCAGCGCCTGA
- a CDS encoding Stealth CR1 domain-containing protein — protein sequence MQGVHRLLLPAGLRKLARTLRRPGGVPPQPGPAGRERTGGRIPPSSGLTSREEELLATVPGLIRHCGRLVTVRDDLLPADARTASLRSVAEALEDAAVSYGLVPDGELVHRVAIAPGDRAAALKACAAAFTGLPVYARLLTADGEAGDVLAEDLPAAVESAETAGVTDGEGAAHTARVRAVRIHRPVITSGRTLTYGRETGCDLEFWEVPDSGEGALAVLRETPYGWWVPSLAASTIRRIDDREYPVVDCFSSRFPDDIDFPIDAVITWVDAADPAWRRRRDRAAEAEAGSDRPSGTDGTDGTDGTDGTDGTAVIDFAENRYRDRGELRYCLRSIAAYAPWVRRVFLVTDDQAPAWLAADHPHITVIDHRELSTEPTAPAVFNSHAIESRLHHIPGLAEHFLYFNDDIFLGRPQRPQNYFLPSGLPKVFHDWRAVDPGGRAGDDVFTSSQKVTRQAVEEAVGRTYPHILAHTPYPLTRSAFTRVEELLPGRLAATARSVFRSAEDLAPVTLAAHLALAEGRAVEGDLRYAYVSTARRAEIERLPDLAVERGHDAFCLADDEDPDGRDGGDGGGSGGGGGLSAVQQNQVVAAFLEAYFPVPSPFEQQPAPSGTEASRG from the coding sequence ATGCAGGGTGTTCACCGCCTTCTCCTGCCCGCCGGGTTGCGCAAACTCGCCCGGACGCTGCGTCGCCCCGGGGGCGTTCCGCCGCAGCCCGGACCCGCCGGGCGGGAGCGCACCGGCGGCAGGATCCCCCCGTCCAGCGGGCTCACCTCCCGTGAGGAGGAGCTGCTGGCGACCGTGCCCGGCCTGATCCGGCACTGCGGTCGACTCGTGACCGTACGCGACGACCTGCTCCCCGCCGATGCCCGTACCGCCAGTCTCCGGTCGGTCGCCGAGGCCCTGGAGGACGCGGCCGTCTCCTACGGGCTGGTCCCCGACGGGGAGCTCGTCCACCGGGTGGCCATCGCGCCGGGCGACCGGGCCGCGGCCTTGAAGGCCTGCGCCGCCGCCTTCACGGGGCTCCCCGTCTACGCACGTCTGCTCACCGCCGACGGGGAAGCCGGGGACGTGCTCGCCGAGGACCTCCCGGCGGCGGTCGAGTCCGCCGAGACCGCGGGGGTGACGGACGGGGAAGGAGCGGCACACACCGCTCGCGTGCGGGCCGTACGCATCCACCGGCCGGTCATCACCTCCGGCCGGACCCTGACGTACGGCCGCGAAACCGGCTGTGACCTGGAGTTCTGGGAGGTGCCCGACTCCGGCGAGGGCGCGCTCGCCGTGCTGCGCGAGACCCCGTACGGCTGGTGGGTGCCTTCCCTCGCCGCCTCCACCATCCGCCGCATCGACGACCGCGAGTACCCCGTCGTCGACTGCTTCTCGAGCCGCTTCCCCGATGACATCGACTTCCCGATCGACGCGGTGATCACCTGGGTTGACGCCGCCGACCCCGCGTGGCGCCGCCGTCGGGACCGGGCCGCCGAGGCGGAGGCTGGCTCGGACCGCCCTTCCGGCACCGACGGGACCGACGGGACCGACGGGACCGACGGGACCGACGGGACCGCGGTGATCGACTTCGCCGAGAACCGCTACCGCGACCGCGGCGAGCTCCGTTACTGCCTGCGCTCCATCGCCGCCTACGCACCCTGGGTCCGGCGCGTCTTCCTCGTCACCGACGACCAGGCCCCCGCCTGGCTGGCGGCCGACCATCCGCACATCACGGTCATCGACCATCGCGAGCTGTCCACGGAACCGACGGCCCCCGCGGTGTTCAACTCCCACGCCATCGAGAGCCGACTGCACCACATCCCGGGCCTCGCCGAGCACTTCCTCTACTTCAACGACGACATCTTCCTCGGCAGGCCCCAGCGCCCGCAGAACTACTTCCTGCCCTCCGGACTGCCCAAGGTCTTCCACGACTGGCGGGCGGTGGACCCGGGCGGCCGGGCCGGGGACGACGTGTTCACCTCGTCCCAGAAGGTCACCCGGCAGGCCGTCGAGGAGGCCGTCGGCCGCACCTATCCCCACATCCTGGCGCACACCCCGTACCCCCTCACCCGGTCCGCCTTCACCCGCGTCGAGGAGCTGCTGCCCGGTCGGCTCGCCGCCACCGCCCGTTCCGTCTTCCGCAGCGCCGAGGACCTCGCCCCCGTCACCCTCGCCGCCCACCTGGCGCTCGCCGAGGGACGTGCCGTCGAGGGCGACCTCAGGTACGCGTACGTCAGCACCGCGCGCCGCGCCGAGATCGAGCGGCTGCCGGACCTGGCCGTCGAGCGCGGCCACGACGCCTTCTGCCTCGCGGACGACGAGGACCCGGACGGACGCGACGGGGGCGACGGGGGCGGAAGCGGAGGCGGAGGCGGGCTGTCGGCGGTGCAGCAGAACCAGGTCGTCGCGGCCTTTCTGGAGGCCTACTTCCCGGTGCCCTCTCCGTTCGAACAGCAGCCGGCTCCGTCCGGGACCGAGGCCTCCCGGGGGTGA
- a CDS encoding glutamate--cysteine ligase: MRSVGVEEELLLADADSGEPLAVSGAVLAEADRAAATAGAADGKDPGHTFEAELQEEQVEFGTRPVTEMGELQEEILRWRAEAARHAAAAGAVVAAIGTSPLVVRPSMSPGHRYEWVSRQFGMTAQEQLTCGCHVHVSVESDEEGVAVLDRIRLWLPVLTAMSANSPFWQGEDTGYGSYRSRVWNRLPAAGPVDVFGSADHYHAEVRAMVESGVLRDTGMVWFDARLSASYPTVEVRVADVCLDASTPVLLAALVRALVETAAREWRAGEPPARVSTGLLRLASWQAGRSGLDGPLLHPETLRETAPEVAVDALYRHVGEALADSGDEEFVRAAIAGLLEHGNGARVQRSLLRSEGDLASVVRHCARRTTAGIDRAARDLPR, from the coding sequence ATGCGAAGCGTGGGCGTGGAGGAAGAGCTGCTGCTGGCGGACGCGGACAGCGGGGAGCCGCTGGCCGTGTCGGGAGCCGTGCTCGCCGAAGCCGACCGCGCCGCCGCAACCGCCGGTGCGGCGGACGGAAAGGACCCCGGCCACACTTTCGAGGCGGAGCTCCAGGAGGAGCAGGTCGAGTTCGGCACGAGACCGGTGACGGAGATGGGCGAACTGCAGGAGGAGATCCTCCGGTGGCGCGCCGAGGCGGCCCGGCACGCCGCGGCGGCCGGTGCGGTCGTGGCGGCGATCGGCACCTCACCGTTGGTCGTCCGCCCCTCGATGTCCCCCGGACACCGCTACGAGTGGGTGTCGCGGCAGTTCGGCATGACCGCCCAGGAGCAGCTGACCTGCGGCTGTCACGTCCACGTGTCGGTGGAGTCGGACGAAGAGGGGGTGGCCGTACTGGACCGCATCCGGCTCTGGCTGCCCGTACTGACCGCGATGAGCGCAAACTCCCCGTTCTGGCAGGGGGAGGACACCGGCTACGGCAGCTACCGCAGCCGGGTCTGGAACCGGCTGCCGGCCGCCGGGCCGGTGGACGTCTTCGGCTCCGCCGACCACTACCACGCGGAGGTGCGGGCCATGGTCGAGTCGGGCGTGCTGCGCGACACGGGGATGGTCTGGTTCGACGCGCGGCTGTCCGCGTCCTACCCGACGGTGGAGGTCAGGGTCGCGGACGTGTGCCTCGACGCGTCGACCCCCGTCCTGCTGGCCGCCCTCGTACGCGCCCTGGTGGAGACCGCGGCCCGGGAGTGGCGAGCCGGTGAGCCTCCGGCGAGGGTCAGCACCGGGCTGCTCCGGCTCGCGTCGTGGCAGGCGGGCCGCTCGGGACTGGACGGTCCCTTGTTGCACCCCGAAACACTGCGGGAGACCGCGCCCGAGGTCGCCGTCGACGCGCTCTACCGGCACGTCGGCGAGGCCCTGGCCGACTCCGGCGACGAGGAGTTCGTGCGGGCCGCGATCGCCGGCCTCCTGGAGCACGGGAACGGCGCGCGCGTCCAGCGGAGCCTGCTGCGGTCGGAGGGGGACCTGGCCTCGGTCGTCCGGCACTGCGCGCGCCGGACCACGGCCGGCATCGACCGGGCGGCCCGGGACCTGCCGCGCTGA
- a CDS encoding MFS transporter translates to MSDTSRAATGGPMRLRDFRLLLAGAATGQFGAQVTLVALPLVAVLELDAPAFQVGLLTAAETAAFLLVGLPAGALTDRMRKRPLMIRADLVRAVAMASIPVAALADVLTMAQLYAVALVTGVATVFFDVAHQSYLPQILPRDQLVAGNGALETVRSTAQVTGPGIGGGLVQLVGAQFAVIVDAIGYVLSALFLLRIERAEEAPEPAAAGGSLRKEIGEGLRFVFGHPLLRVIALTTGLANFSTAVLMATQTVHLVRVVGLEAGGLGLVLSASAVGGLLGALCAGRIANRLGQGRVILLSLLVTGPFALLWPLSGHGVAGAVLFAAGSAVVSFGAVVYNVAQVSFRQGMCPPRLLGRMNATLRFLMWGTLPLGALLGGALAQSYGSRTALAWCAVGILAVPLPLLFSPLRRMRDLPGPPDDGGADATDGTPRDTTSAGGDERPAPAPTA, encoded by the coding sequence ATGTCCGACACATCTCGAGCCGCCACCGGTGGCCCTATGCGCTTGCGCGACTTCCGACTGTTACTCGCGGGAGCCGCCACCGGACAGTTCGGTGCACAGGTGACACTGGTGGCGCTGCCCCTCGTGGCCGTCCTCGAACTCGACGCTCCCGCCTTCCAAGTGGGCCTGCTGACCGCCGCGGAGACCGCCGCCTTCCTGCTCGTCGGGCTGCCCGCCGGGGCACTCACCGACCGCATGCGCAAGCGGCCCCTGATGATCCGCGCGGACCTGGTGCGCGCCGTGGCCATGGCCAGCATCCCCGTTGCCGCGCTCGCCGACGTCCTGACCATGGCCCAGCTGTACGCCGTCGCGCTCGTGACCGGCGTGGCGACCGTGTTCTTCGACGTCGCCCATCAGAGCTACCTGCCGCAGATCCTGCCCCGTGACCAACTCGTGGCCGGCAACGGCGCACTGGAGACCGTCCGTTCCACCGCCCAAGTGACCGGCCCCGGTATCGGCGGCGGCCTGGTCCAGCTCGTCGGAGCGCAGTTCGCGGTCATCGTCGACGCCATCGGCTACGTGCTCTCCGCCCTCTTCCTCCTGCGCATCGAGCGGGCCGAGGAAGCGCCCGAGCCCGCTGCTGCCGGAGGCTCCCTGCGCAAGGAGATCGGCGAGGGCCTCCGCTTCGTCTTCGGCCATCCGCTGCTCCGCGTCATCGCCCTCACGACCGGCCTCGCCAACTTCTCCACGGCGGTCCTCATGGCGACACAGACCGTGCACCTGGTCCGTGTCGTCGGCCTGGAGGCCGGCGGGCTCGGGCTGGTGCTGTCCGCGTCGGCCGTAGGAGGGCTCCTGGGTGCCCTGTGCGCCGGACGCATCGCCAACCGACTGGGGCAGGGCCGGGTCATCCTCCTGTCGCTCCTCGTGACCGGCCCGTTCGCACTGCTGTGGCCGCTGTCCGGGCACGGCGTCGCCGGAGCGGTCCTCTTCGCCGCCGGATCGGCGGTCGTCTCCTTCGGCGCCGTCGTCTACAACGTCGCCCAGGTCAGCTTCCGCCAGGGGATGTGCCCACCACGGCTGCTCGGCCGGATGAACGCCACCCTGCGCTTCCTCATGTGGGGCACCTTGCCGCTGGGCGCGCTCCTCGGCGGAGCCCTCGCCCAGTCCTACGGGTCGCGCACGGCACTCGCCTGGTGCGCCGTCGGCATCCTCGCCGTACCGCTGCCGCTGCTGTTCTCCCCGCTGCGCCGGATGCGGGACCTGCCCGGTCCGCCGGACGACGGTGGCGCCGACGCCACCGACGGGACACCGCGGGACACGACCTCCGCCGGAGGCGACGAACGGCCGGCCCCCGCACCCACCGCCTGA